A stretch of Mytilus edulis chromosome 11, xbMytEdul2.2, whole genome shotgun sequence DNA encodes these proteins:
- the LOC139494012 gene encoding uncharacterized protein, translating to MTADIHQRMSFPAEIAATSLRQDIVIWSQGTRQAVLLELTVPWEDRIEVAYERKVAKYQQLVEDCKQRGGRTWCMAIEVGCRGFAGQSMWRALRTLGVVGAERKKLITEVCREAEVVSQWIWRERDEVWKSAK from the coding sequence ATGACAGCAGACATACATCAGCGCATGAGTTTCCCAGCAGAAATAGCAGCAACATCGCTAAGACAAGATATAGTCATTTGGTCACAGGGAACTAGGCAGGCGGTATTGCTGGAACTAACAGTCCCATGGGAAGACAGAATAGAGGTAGCTTATGAAAGAAAGGTGGCAAAATACCAGCAGCTAGTAGAGGATTGCAAACAGCGGGGAGGGAGGACGTGGTGTATGGCAATAGAAGTCGGATGCAGGGGCTTTGCAGGACAGTCAATGTGGCGGGCACTTAGGACCTTGGGAGTGGTAGGAGCAGAGAGGAAGAAACTGATTACAGAAGTGTGTAGAGAAGCAGAGGTGGTATCACAGTGGATTTGGAGGGAAAGAGACGAAGTGTGGAAAAGTGCAAAGTGA
- the LOC139494013 gene encoding uncharacterized protein, producing the protein MKQQGSWLNWQGARSRTLTWSEILSMEGYRLSFLLRSVYDVLPSPSNLYTWGLIEEPTCTLCKDKPASLQHVLSACPVALKDGRYTWRHDSVLKTIAAKLDTTRRKKRKMQKNITFVNFVRAGEKKDNQA; encoded by the coding sequence ATGAAACAGCAGGGTAGTTGGTTGAATTGGCAAGGAGCTAGAAGCAGGACTTTGACCTGGAGCGAGATTTTGAGTATGGAGGGATACAGATTGAGTTTTCTCCTAAGATCAGTGTATGATGTTTTACCAAGCCCATCAAACCTCTATACCTGGGGGTTGATAGAGGAACCAACATGCACCTTATGCAAAGACAAACCAGCATCTCTACAGCATGTGTTGTCAGCATGTCCAGTCGCACTGAAAGATGGAAGATATACATGGAGGCATGACAGTGTATTGAAAACAATAGCAGCAAAGTTGGATACCACCAGGAGAAAGAAGAGAAAGATGCAGAAGAACATCACGTTTGTAAATTTTGTGAGGGCTGGAGAAAAGAAAGACAACCAGGCATAA